A window from Flavobacterium sp. 83 encodes these proteins:
- a CDS encoding acyl-CoA thioesterase, with protein sequence MNTTFKTVASSNISISELMLPSHTNFSGKIHGGYILSLLDQIAFACASKFSGNYCVTASVDTVNFLKPIEVGELVTMKACVNYVGNSSMIIGIRVEAENIQTGKIKHCNSSYFTMVAKDKEGKSVLVPGLILSNLNEVRRFCNCIKQIALKKEKDLHEEVFDYSSPESLASLEKYNIQLDLR encoded by the coding sequence ATGAATACTACTTTTAAAACTGTCGCCTCATCAAATATCAGTATTTCAGAATTGATGCTACCCTCACACACCAATTTTAGCGGAAAAATTCATGGTGGTTATATTTTGTCTTTACTCGATCAAATTGCATTTGCTTGTGCTTCAAAATTCTCAGGAAATTATTGTGTAACAGCATCAGTAGATACGGTAAATTTCCTTAAACCAATTGAAGTTGGCGAACTGGTTACTATGAAAGCTTGTGTGAATTATGTAGGTAACAGTTCTATGATTATAGGCATTCGGGTTGAGGCAGAAAACATTCAAACAGGAAAAATAAAACATTGTAATTCCTCTTATTTTACTATGGTTGCCAAAGACAAAGAAGGTAAAAGTGTTCTGGTTCCCGGTCTAATCCTTTCCAATCTAAATGAAGTACGCCGTTTTTGCAATTGCATCAAACAAATAGCCTTAAAAAAGGAAAAAGATCTACATGAAGAAGTATTTGATTATAGTTCACCTGAATCGCTGGCAAGCCTTGAAAAGTATAATATACAGCTAGACTTACGTTAA
- the rmuC gene encoding DNA recombination protein RmuC: MSNMLAFLLIFIVALAIGVFIGKLIFSARFQSEKISLEEKLIALNSQFNQQKEQIRIDKTAFEKLLENANVEKENIRSEKDSLAIQLSKKEVDFENLWERNKEQKEEVEKLQEKFTKEFENLANKILEEKSNKFTEQNKENMKNILTPLQDKIHLFEKKVEDTHKESIDYHAALRQQILGLREMNIQMSKETLNLTKALKGDSKMQGNWGELVLERVLEKSGLEKGREYEVQQAFTTEDGNRVFPDVVINLPDGKKMIVDSKVSLTAYEKYINEEDDDLKIGYLKEHVNSIKRHVEQLGNKNYQDLYQIESPDFVLLFIPIEPAFAMALNEDTSLYNKAFEKNIVIVTPATLLATLRTIDSMWTNQKQQENALEIARQAGALYDKFEGFVGDLIKIGKKIDESKTEYSGAMNKLVEGKGNLIVSVEKLKKMGAKAKKALPESILNRAEKDENQLLNEIK; encoded by the coding sequence ATGTCAAATATGCTTGCGTTTTTATTGATTTTCATCGTTGCTCTCGCCATTGGTGTTTTCATCGGCAAACTCATTTTCTCAGCCCGATTCCAATCAGAAAAAATCAGTCTGGAAGAAAAACTCATTGCTTTAAATTCCCAATTCAATCAGCAGAAAGAACAAATCAGAATTGACAAAACAGCTTTTGAGAAGCTATTAGAAAACGCCAATGTTGAGAAAGAAAACATTCGAAGTGAAAAAGACAGTTTAGCCATTCAACTTTCAAAAAAAGAAGTTGATTTTGAGAATCTTTGGGAACGCAATAAAGAACAAAAAGAAGAAGTCGAGAAACTACAAGAAAAATTCACCAAAGAATTTGAAAATCTCGCCAACAAAATATTAGAAGAAAAGTCCAATAAATTCACGGAGCAGAACAAGGAGAACATGAAAAATATCCTGACGCCTTTGCAAGATAAAATTCATTTATTCGAAAAGAAAGTTGAAGACACACACAAAGAAAGCATTGATTATCATGCGGCTTTGCGCCAACAAATTCTTGGCTTACGCGAAATGAATATCCAAATGAGCAAGGAAACCCTCAACCTTACGAAAGCATTGAAAGGCGACAGTAAGATGCAGGGAAATTGGGGCGAATTAGTTTTGGAACGCGTTCTTGAAAAATCAGGATTAGAAAAAGGCCGTGAATACGAAGTCCAACAAGCGTTCACTACCGAAGACGGAAATCGTGTTTTTCCTGACGTTGTGATAAATCTGCCTGACGGTAAAAAGATGATTGTCGATTCTAAAGTCTCTTTGACTGCTTATGAAAAATACATCAATGAGGAAGATGACGATTTAAAAATTGGATATTTAAAAGAACACGTTAACTCCATCAAGCGTCACGTAGAACAATTAGGAAATAAAAACTATCAGGATTTATACCAAATTGAAAGCCCTGATTTTGTATTGTTATTTATTCCTATTGAACCTGCTTTTGCTATGGCGCTGAATGAAGATACGAGCTTGTACAACAAAGCATTCGAGAAAAACATTGTTATAGTTACACCTGCTACTTTATTAGCAACATTGCGAACTATTGACAGTATGTGGACCAACCAAAAGCAACAGGAAAACGCACTTGAAATTGCGCGACAAGCTGGTGCATTGTATGATAAATTTGAAGGTTTTGTAGGTGATTTAATCAAAATTGGCAAGAAGATAGATGAAAGCAAAACAGAATACAGTGGCGCCATGAATAAACTGGTAGAAGGAAAAGGAAACCTAATCGTGAGTGTGGAGAAATTGAAAAAAATGGGAGCCAAAGCTAAAAAAGCACTTCCGGAAAGCATATTAAACAGAGCTGAAAAAGACGAAAATCAATTATTAAACGAAATAAAATGA
- a CDS encoding YceI family protein gives MKKITLLFLIFIATTTIAQEKMTTDKGIINFEASVPFFEEVKAINKQTSCVLITKTGEITCLAIIKNFQFERSLMEEHFNANYMESRRFPKAIFKGIIEKFDLKNIDSNATEYQITGKITMHGRSKRIIVTGIIKKGAQGIELSTIFPLNTDDFRIEIPFIVRSKVSKNVNTQLYCVLQ, from the coding sequence ATGAAAAAAATTACCCTCCTTTTCCTAATTTTTATAGCTACTACTACTATTGCACAAGAAAAAATGACCACTGATAAAGGAATCATCAATTTTGAGGCTTCAGTTCCTTTCTTTGAAGAGGTAAAAGCAATAAACAAACAAACATCCTGTGTTTTGATAACCAAAACTGGGGAGATAACTTGTTTGGCCATCATCAAAAATTTTCAATTTGAAAGAAGTTTAATGGAGGAGCATTTTAATGCTAATTATATGGAGAGTCGTCGTTTTCCTAAAGCAATTTTCAAAGGTATAATCGAAAAATTTGACCTGAAAAATATTGACTCCAATGCTACTGAATACCAAATTACAGGAAAAATTACGATGCACGGAAGATCAAAAAGAATCATTGTTACGGGTATAATAAAAAAAGGAGCACAAGGAATCGAATTAAGTACTATTTTCCCATTAAACACTGATGATTTCAGAATCGAAATTCCATTTATAGTACGAAGCAAAGTATCAAAAAACGTAAATACCCAGCTTTATTGTGTTTTACAATAA